A single region of the Pseudomonas solani genome encodes:
- the pyrF gene encoding orotidine-5'-phosphate decarboxylase, which produces MSACQTPIIVALDFPTREAALKLADQLDPKLCRVKVGKELFTSCASDIVATLRERGFEVFLDLKFHDIPNTTAMAVKAAAEMGVWMVNVHCSGGLRMMAACRETLEQFNGPKPLLIGVTVLTSMEREDLAGIGLDIEPQEQVLRLAALAQKAGMDGLVCSAQEATALKAAHPSLQLVTPGIRPAGSAQDDQRRILTPRQALDAGSDYLVIGRPISQAADPAKALAAVVAELA; this is translated from the coding sequence ATGTCCGCCTGCCAGACGCCCATCATCGTCGCCCTCGATTTCCCCACCCGCGAAGCCGCGCTGAAGCTGGCCGACCAGCTGGACCCAAAGCTGTGCCGGGTGAAAGTGGGCAAGGAGCTGTTCACCAGCTGCGCATCGGACATCGTCGCCACCCTGCGTGAGCGCGGCTTCGAGGTGTTCCTCGACCTGAAATTCCACGACATCCCCAACACCACCGCGATGGCGGTGAAAGCGGCGGCGGAGATGGGCGTGTGGATGGTCAACGTGCACTGCTCCGGCGGCCTGCGCATGATGGCGGCCTGCCGCGAGACCCTGGAACAGTTCAACGGGCCCAAGCCGCTGCTGATCGGCGTGACCGTGCTCACCAGCATGGAGCGCGAGGACCTGGCCGGCATCGGCCTGGACATCGAGCCCCAGGAGCAGGTGCTGCGCCTGGCCGCCCTGGCGCAGAAGGCCGGCATGGACGGCCTGGTGTGCTCGGCCCAGGAAGCCACCGCACTGAAGGCGGCGCACCCGAGCCTGCAACTGGTCACCCCCGGCATCCGCCCGGCGGGCAGCGCCCAGGACGACCAGCGCCGCATCCTCACCCCGCGCCAGGCCCTGGACGCCGGCTCCGACTACCTGGTGATCGGCCGCCCCATCAGCCAGGCCGCCGACCCGGCCAAGGCCCTGGCCGCCGTGGTTGCCGAGCTGGCCTGA
- a CDS encoding ZIP family metal transporter: MQISTTLLAGFWGWLAASSLLLGAAIGFWVSLPKAVTASVMAYGSGVLIAALCFGQIPEAERLGGLGPTLAGMLAGGALFVLASQLLDRWEAHHRQRSGGVGSMVALLIAVGAFLDGIPESLGLGLGLLDGGQVSLLMLVAIFLSNLPEGLASAAGLREEKRSGLFVFGLWGVIVLLSGLAAMAGPGLMSDLPSAWLGFALAFSAGAVLCMLVDTLIPEAFESTHAWTGLITLAGFMTAFALDHLA; this comes from the coding sequence ATGCAGATTTCCACCACCCTGCTCGCCGGTTTCTGGGGCTGGCTGGCCGCCAGCAGCCTGTTGCTCGGTGCCGCCATCGGCTTCTGGGTGTCCCTGCCCAAGGCGGTCACCGCCTCGGTGATGGCCTATGGCAGCGGGGTGCTGATCGCCGCGCTGTGCTTCGGGCAGATTCCCGAGGCCGAGCGCCTCGGCGGGCTGGGGCCGACCCTGGCGGGCATGCTCGCCGGTGGCGCGCTGTTCGTCCTCGCCAGCCAGTTGCTGGACCGCTGGGAGGCGCATCATCGCCAGCGCAGCGGCGGCGTGGGCTCCATGGTGGCGCTGCTGATCGCCGTGGGTGCCTTCCTCGATGGCATTCCCGAGTCCCTGGGGCTCGGCCTGGGGCTGCTGGATGGCGGGCAGGTGAGCCTGCTGATGCTGGTGGCGATCTTCCTCTCCAACCTGCCGGAGGGCCTGGCCAGCGCCGCCGGGCTGCGCGAGGAGAAGCGCAGCGGCCTGTTCGTGTTCGGCCTGTGGGGTGTCATCGTGCTGCTCTCGGGGCTGGCGGCCATGGCCGGCCCGGGGCTGATGAGCGACCTGCCATCGGCCTGGCTGGGCTTCGCCCTGGCGTTCTCCGCCGGTGCGGTGCTGTGCATGCTGGTGGATACGCTGATCCCCGAGGCCTTCGAAAGCACCCACGCCTGGACCGGGCTGATCACCCTGGCCGGCTTCATGACCGCCTTCGCCCTCGACCACCTGGCGTGA
- a CDS encoding response regulator, whose amino-acid sequence MARTPMHNQTPTPADNRRWNTRALLVDDDVPIRDLLCDYLARFNIEAVGVDDGEAMREALASAPFDVVVLDLMLPGEDGLSLCRWLRGESDIPILMLTARCEPTDRIIGLELGADDYMAKPFEPRELVARIQTILRRVRDDREGLRADQRASIRFDAWRLNGVLRQLQSPEGLVVPLSNAEFRLLWVFLERPRRVLSREQLLDAARGRSIEAFDRSIDLLVSRLRQKLGDDPKSPRLIKTVRGEGYLFDAREIG is encoded by the coding sequence ATGGCAAGAACACCCATGCACAACCAAACCCCCACCCCCGCCGACAACCGCCGCTGGAACACCCGCGCCCTGCTGGTGGACGACGACGTGCCGATCCGCGACCTGCTCTGCGACTACCTCGCCCGCTTCAATATCGAGGCCGTGGGCGTCGACGATGGCGAGGCGATGCGCGAGGCACTGGCCAGCGCCCCCTTCGACGTGGTGGTGCTGGACCTGATGCTGCCCGGCGAAGACGGCCTCTCCCTGTGCCGCTGGCTACGCGGCGAGTCCGATATCCCGATCCTCATGCTCACCGCCCGCTGCGAACCCACCGACCGCATCATCGGCCTGGAACTGGGCGCCGACGACTACATGGCCAAGCCCTTCGAGCCCCGTGAGCTGGTGGCGCGCATCCAGACCATCCTGCGCCGCGTGCGCGACGACCGCGAAGGCCTGCGGGCCGACCAGCGCGCCAGCATCCGCTTCGACGCCTGGCGCCTGAACGGCGTGCTGCGCCAGCTGCAATCCCCCGAAGGCCTGGTGGTGCCGCTGTCCAACGCCGAATTCCGCCTGCTCTGGGTGTTCCTCGAACGCCCGCGGCGGGTGCTCAGCCGCGAGCAGTTGCTGGACGCCGCCCGGGGCCGCTCCATCGAAGCCTTCGACCGCAGCATCGACCTGCTCGTATCGCGCCTGCGGCAGAAGCTCGGCGATGACCCCAAATCCCCACGCCTGATCAAGACTGTACGCGGCGAGGGCTACCTGTTCGACGCGAGGGAGATTGGCTGA
- a CDS encoding ATP-binding protein, producing MMRQADTLFARLFGIFLAAIVLAHLLAFLWFQQYGNPPPQPQPGPPHATNGPRPGQPPPPRPLFGGPLVPLTFQLLTLIVAAWYGARVLSRPIQRLASAADRLSENLQAPPLDERGPREVRQAAHAFNLMQQRIREQVAQRSRMLAAVSHDLRTPIARVKLRVEQVPDAQLRSRMDQDLGEMVAMLDATLSYLHQQRADEALQLFDLQALVESMAEDAQDRGADVRAEGQCAPLRAQPMALRSCVSNLVENALRYAGHARVRLEDGPTEVRIHVSDRGPGIAPEQREAVFEPFFRLEGSRNRSSGGVGLGLTIAREAARRQGGDLVLGDNPGGGLLATLTIPRA from the coding sequence CTGATGCGCCAGGCCGACACGCTGTTCGCACGCCTGTTCGGCATCTTCCTGGCCGCCATCGTCCTCGCCCACCTGCTGGCCTTCCTCTGGTTCCAGCAGTACGGCAACCCGCCGCCGCAGCCCCAGCCCGGCCCGCCCCATGCCACCAATGGCCCGCGCCCCGGCCAGCCGCCGCCCCCGCGCCCGCTGTTCGGTGGCCCCCTGGTGCCGCTGACCTTCCAGCTGCTGACCCTGATCGTCGCCGCCTGGTACGGCGCCCGCGTCCTGTCGCGGCCCATCCAGCGCCTGGCCAGCGCCGCCGACCGCCTCAGCGAAAACCTCCAGGCCCCGCCCCTGGATGAACGCGGCCCGCGCGAGGTGCGTCAGGCCGCCCATGCCTTCAACCTGATGCAGCAGCGCATCCGCGAGCAGGTGGCCCAGCGCAGCCGCATGCTTGCCGCCGTCTCCCACGACCTGCGCACCCCCATCGCCCGGGTCAAGCTGCGCGTGGAGCAGGTGCCCGACGCCCAGCTGCGCAGCCGCATGGACCAGGACCTGGGGGAAATGGTCGCCATGCTCGACGCCACCCTCAGCTACCTGCACCAGCAGCGCGCCGACGAAGCGCTGCAGCTGTTCGATCTCCAGGCCCTGGTGGAATCCATGGCCGAGGACGCCCAGGACCGTGGCGCCGATGTGCGTGCCGAAGGCCAGTGCGCGCCGCTGCGGGCCCAACCCATGGCGCTGCGTTCCTGTGTCAGCAACCTGGTGGAGAACGCCCTGCGTTACGCCGGCCATGCGCGGGTCCGCCTCGAAGACGGCCCCACCGAGGTGCGCATCCATGTCAGCGACCGCGGCCCCGGCATCGCCCCCGAGCAACGCGAAGCGGTGTTCGAACCCTTCTTCCGCCTCGAAGGCTCGCGCAACCGCAGCTCCGGCGGTGTCGGCCTGGGCCTGACCATCGCCCGCGAAGCCGCCCGCCGCCAGGGCGGCGATCTCGTGCTGGGCGACAACCCCGGCGGCGGCCTGCTGGCCACCCTCACCATCCCCCGCGCCTGA
- a CDS encoding EF-hand domain-containing protein — protein sequence MISGVSGYSGYSSYSSYSSALSSKSTASSNSSGGCASGQSKLQEKLFSLLDSNGDGSVAKDELSTALANAKESDSGITIDIDELFAQLDANSDGSIDLDETAALTPPPSPPRGGPNPEDLFAELDADGNGAIDQSELTSALGDDSGIDSSELFASLDANGDGSLSVDETAALAPPPPPPPGGGFGGDSDELFSSLDADGNGSISQDELSSLFGQSGSQSDTSSTSASSDDVYARLAAALLKQYESSAGTYEARVGSQLSIAA from the coding sequence ATGATCAGTGGCGTCAGTGGTTACTCGGGCTACAGCAGCTACAGCAGCTACAGCTCGGCGCTCTCCTCGAAAAGCACCGCCAGCAGCAACAGCAGTGGCGGCTGCGCTTCGGGGCAATCGAAACTGCAGGAAAAGCTGTTCAGCCTGCTGGACAGCAACGGCGACGGCAGCGTCGCCAAGGACGAACTGAGCACCGCGCTGGCCAACGCCAAGGAAAGCGACAGCGGCATCACCATCGATATCGACGAGTTGTTCGCCCAGCTGGATGCCAACAGCGACGGCTCCATCGACCTCGACGAAACCGCCGCCCTCACCCCGCCCCCATCGCCCCCTCGCGGCGGCCCCAACCCCGAGGACCTGTTCGCCGAACTGGATGCCGACGGCAATGGCGCCATCGACCAGAGCGAGCTGACCAGCGCCCTGGGCGACGACAGCGGCATCGACAGCAGCGAGCTGTTCGCCAGCCTCGATGCCAACGGTGACGGCAGCCTCAGCGTCGACGAAACCGCTGCCCTGGCCCCCCCGCCTCCCCCGCCGCCGGGCGGTGGCTTCGGTGGCGACAGCGACGAGCTGTTCAGCTCCCTGGATGCCGATGGCAACGGCAGCATCAGCCAGGACGAGTTAAGCAGCCTGTTCGGCCAGAGCGGCAGCCAAAGCGACACCAGCAGCACCAGCGCCAGCAGCGATGATGTCTACGCGCGCCTGGCCGCCGCCCTGCTCAAGCAGTACGAAAGCAGCGCCGGCACCTACGAGGCCCGCGTCGGCAGCCAGCTCAGCATCGCCGCCTGA
- a CDS encoding YdgA family protein, which produces MSKTAKIALGAVVAIAAVSGAGAWYTGTQLPAVLDTSIKEANAQLKQSAPAFGTSATLELVSLEQGVFTSTAHYRVHVGGEGEGAELLFVDKIEHGPFPLSRLKAFKLAPVMAASNYALESSPSVEKWFAASKGASPLVGDVSIGYDRSMSGSLTLLPLDMQMEDESHLSFSGLNLEVRSDAGGNRVAAIGTMDSLKVDAVSEQGEPVHVLFQGLSLASDQSRAASGLYVGKSDFTLKTANVIVGENPGVRLTDLAQRQDTRENGSNIEGSLTLDAGSISYADKPIGSAQMVWTMKSLDSVALKSLADFYGALYQQVGQVGQAGESTLEDLTEAQQEQAKADLIKLLEGKPQFALERLSLKTANGESRFSLAMQLAKPASFDLPPDQIAREAITSLDLDLSLSKPMISDLVSVQAVLQGQDDQEAIAQQASMTTEMASGMLLSTQLVALEGNDIRARLHYADGQVDFNGKKMTVEEFAGLVMASAGGLGGAMGGEQPAFPDEETPMPIEE; this is translated from the coding sequence ATGAGCAAAACCGCAAAGATCGCCCTGGGCGCAGTCGTCGCCATCGCCGCCGTTTCCGGCGCCGGTGCCTGGTACACCGGCACCCAGCTGCCCGCCGTGCTGGACACCTCCATCAAGGAAGCCAACGCGCAACTGAAGCAGTCCGCGCCGGCCTTCGGCACCTCCGCCACCCTGGAACTGGTCTCCCTCGAGCAGGGCGTGTTCACCAGCACCGCGCATTACCGCGTGCACGTCGGTGGGGAAGGCGAGGGCGCGGAGCTGTTGTTCGTCGACAAGATCGAGCACGGCCCCTTCCCGCTGTCGCGCCTCAAGGCCTTCAAGCTGGCGCCGGTGATGGCCGCCAGCAACTACGCCCTGGAATCCAGCCCCAGCGTCGAGAAGTGGTTCGCCGCCAGCAAGGGCGCCTCGCCCCTGGTCGGTGACGTGAGCATCGGCTACGACCGCTCCATGAGCGGCAGCCTGACCCTGCTGCCCCTGGACATGCAGATGGAGGACGAGTCCCACCTGAGCTTCTCTGGCCTGAACCTGGAAGTGCGCAGCGATGCCGGCGGCAACCGCGTCGCCGCCATCGGCACCATGGACAGCCTCAAGGTCGACGCCGTTTCCGAGCAGGGCGAGCCGGTGCACGTGCTGTTCCAGGGCCTGTCCCTGGCCAGCGACCAGAGCCGCGCCGCCAGCGGCCTGTACGTGGGCAAAAGCGATTTCACCCTGAAGACCGCCAATGTCATCGTCGGTGAAAACCCGGGCGTGCGGCTCACCGACCTGGCCCAGCGCCAGGACACCCGCGAGAACGGCAGCAACATCGAAGGCAGCCTGACCCTGGACGCCGGCAGCATCAGCTACGCCGACAAGCCCATCGGCAGCGCGCAGATGGTCTGGACCATGAAGAGCCTCGACTCGGTGGCGCTGAAGTCCCTGGCGGACTTCTACGGCGCGCTGTACCAGCAGGTCGGCCAGGTTGGCCAGGCCGGCGAGTCGACCCTCGAGGACCTGACCGAAGCCCAGCAGGAGCAGGCCAAGGCCGACCTCATCAAGCTGCTGGAAGGCAAGCCGCAGTTCGCCCTCGAGCGCCTGAGCCTGAAGACCGCCAATGGCGAGAGCCGCTTCAGCCTGGCCATGCAACTGGCCAAGCCGGCGTCCTTCGACCTGCCGCCGGACCAGATCGCCCGTGAAGCCATCACCAGCCTCGACCTGGACCTGAGCCTGTCCAAACCGATGATCAGCGATCTGGTCAGCGTGCAGGCCGTGCTTCAGGGCCAGGACGACCAGGAAGCCATCGCCCAGCAGGCCTCCATGACCACCGAGATGGCCAGCGGCATGCTGCTGTCCACCCAGCTCGTGGCCCTGGAAGGCAACGACATCCGCGCCCGCCTGCACTACGCCGACGGCCAGGTGGACTTCAACGGCAAGAAGATGACGGTCGAGGAATTCGCCGGCTTGGTCATGGCCAGCGCCGGTGGCCTGGGCGGCGCCATGGGCGGCGAGCAGCCGGCCTTCCCGGACGAAGAAACCCCGATGCCGATCGAGGAATAA
- a CDS encoding AI-2E family transporter: MLNNDRLLVQILLLALLGACIWVLAPFWSALFWAAVLAFASWPLMRLLTRGLDGRVSLAAAVLTAGWMLLVAVPLVWMGFNLADHIRDANELVKNVQVEGLPQPPEWLAEMPLVGDRLVALWQRVDAQGAAFFTSLKPYMGQAGNWILARSAQLGGGMLELALSLVLVFFFYRDGPRMALFAERALERLIGDRAPHYLELVAGTVQRVVNGVIGTAAAQGLLALIGFWIAGVPGALVLGLVTFALSLIPMGPPLVWVPATAWLFWHGEYGYGVFLAIWGFFIISGVDNVLKPYLISRGGNLPLVVVLLGVFGGILAFGFMGLFLGPTLLAVAYSLISDWIGRPLPESTDKPREPDPS; encoded by the coding sequence ATGCTGAATAACGATCGCCTGTTGGTGCAGATACTCCTGCTCGCCTTGCTGGGGGCCTGTATCTGGGTGCTGGCGCCGTTCTGGTCGGCGTTGTTCTGGGCCGCCGTGCTGGCCTTCGCCAGCTGGCCGCTGATGCGCCTGCTCACCCGCGGGCTGGACGGGCGCGTGTCCCTGGCCGCCGCCGTGCTCACCGCCGGCTGGATGCTGCTGGTGGCGGTGCCCCTGGTGTGGATGGGCTTCAACCTTGCCGACCACATCCGCGATGCCAACGAACTGGTGAAGAACGTCCAGGTGGAGGGCTTGCCGCAGCCGCCGGAATGGCTGGCCGAGATGCCCCTGGTGGGCGACCGCCTGGTAGCCCTGTGGCAACGTGTGGACGCCCAGGGCGCGGCCTTCTTCACCAGCCTCAAGCCCTACATGGGCCAGGCCGGCAACTGGATCCTGGCGCGCAGCGCCCAGCTCGGCGGCGGCATGCTGGAGCTGGCCCTGAGCCTGGTGCTGGTGTTCTTCTTCTACCGCGACGGCCCGCGCATGGCGCTGTTCGCCGAGCGCGCCCTGGAACGCCTGATCGGCGACCGCGCCCCGCACTACCTGGAGCTGGTGGCCGGCACCGTGCAGCGGGTGGTCAACGGCGTGATCGGCACCGCCGCCGCCCAGGGCCTGCTGGCGCTGATCGGCTTCTGGATCGCCGGTGTGCCGGGGGCGCTGGTGCTGGGCCTGGTCACCTTCGCCCTGAGCCTGATCCCCATGGGCCCGCCGCTGGTGTGGGTACCCGCCACCGCCTGGCTGTTCTGGCATGGCGAGTACGGCTACGGCGTGTTCCTGGCGATCTGGGGCTTCTTCATCATCAGCGGCGTGGACAACGTGCTGAAGCCCTACCTCATCAGCCGGGGCGGCAACCTGCCGCTGGTGGTGGTGTTGCTCGGCGTGTTCGGCGGCATCCTCGCCTTCGGCTTCATGGGGCTGTTCCTCGGCCCGACCCTGCTGGCGGTGGCCTACAGCCTGATTTCCGACTGGATCGGCCGGCCCCTGCCCGAGTCGACCGACAAGCCCCGGGAGCCGGACCCCAGCTAA
- a CDS encoding DUF4892 domain-containing protein: MRSFIVTGLLLAASLQVAAAHAADLPDSHDLSALPRFPHAEIVDFKEAADQERIYPQGSIRRISNQLRFEQKVDAQGRQTSVTYLLPSGHSSGEAFDGARTALLDKGAVPLYWCQGRDCGSSSLWANSVFGNARLYGPDEQQAYLLVRLAEPQQDSLLALYAITRGNRRAYLHAEQLDAATPLGEILPTPATLMRELKTSGELHLTGLPAAPTPAWATLLARSLNLDSTLRASLSGEGAEAWRQALVEQGVRAARLELGDAANDGLHLEWLR; encoded by the coding sequence ATGCGCTCTTTCATCGTTACCGGCCTGCTGTTGGCCGCGTCCCTGCAGGTGGCTGCCGCCCACGCCGCCGACCTGCCCGACAGCCACGACCTCAGCGCCTTGCCGCGCTTCCCCCACGCCGAGATCGTCGACTTCAAGGAAGCCGCCGACCAGGAACGCATCTACCCCCAGGGCTCGATCCGGCGCATCAGCAACCAGCTGCGCTTCGAACAGAAGGTCGACGCCCAGGGCCGGCAGACGTCGGTCACCTACTTGTTGCCCAGCGGCCACAGCTCGGGCGAGGCCTTCGACGGCGCGCGCACCGCCCTGCTCGACAAGGGCGCGGTGCCGCTCTACTGGTGCCAGGGCCGTGATTGCGGCTCCAGCAGCCTGTGGGCCAACTCGGTGTTCGGCAACGCGCGCCTCTACGGCCCGGACGAACAGCAGGCCTACCTGCTGGTGCGCCTGGCCGAGCCGCAGCAGGACAGCCTGCTGGCGCTCTACGCCATCACCCGGGGCAACCGCCGCGCCTACCTGCATGCCGAGCAACTGGACGCCGCCACACCGCTGGGCGAAATCCTGCCCACACCCGCCACCCTGATGCGCGAGCTGAAGACCAGCGGCGAGCTGCACCTGACCGGCCTGCCGGCAGCGCCGACCCCCGCTTGGGCGACGCTGCTGGCACGCAGCCTCAACCTCGACAGCACCCTGCGCGCGAGCCTCTCCGGCGAGGGCGCCGAAGCCTGGCGCCAGGCCCTGGTGGAGCAGGGCGTGCGCGCCGCGCGCCTGGAGCTGGGTGATGCGGCCAACGACGGCCTGCACCTGGAGTGGCTGCGCTGA
- a CDS encoding glutathione S-transferase family protein has protein sequence MIDLYTAATPNGHKVSIALEELGLPYRAHGLSFERKEQKAPSFLEINPNGRIPAIVDRDNGDFAVFESGAILVYLAEKTGRLLPADAKGRSVAMQWLMFQMGGVGPMQGQANVFYRYFPETLQPAIDRYQHETRRLYEVLDSRLALVEYLAGDYGIADIATFPWVRLHDWAGVSVEGLSHLQRWLAAIEARPAVQRGLQVPKRQESADTVVKTGQSMLIR, from the coding sequence ATGATCGACCTCTACACCGCTGCCACGCCCAACGGGCACAAGGTCTCCATCGCCCTCGAAGAACTGGGGCTGCCCTACAGGGCCCATGGCCTCTCGTTCGAGCGCAAGGAACAGAAGGCGCCATCCTTCCTCGAGATCAACCCCAACGGCCGCATCCCGGCCATCGTCGACCGCGATAACGGCGACTTCGCGGTGTTCGAATCCGGCGCCATCCTCGTTTACCTCGCCGAGAAGACCGGCCGGCTGCTGCCTGCCGACGCCAAGGGCCGCTCGGTGGCCATGCAATGGCTGATGTTCCAGATGGGCGGGGTCGGGCCGATGCAGGGCCAGGCCAACGTCTTTTACCGCTATTTCCCGGAAACCCTGCAACCGGCCATCGACCGCTACCAGCACGAGACCCGCCGCCTGTACGAGGTGCTCGACTCGCGCCTGGCGCTGGTGGAGTACCTGGCGGGCGACTACGGCATCGCCGATATCGCCACCTTCCCCTGGGTGCGCCTGCACGATTGGGCCGGTGTGTCGGTGGAGGGGCTCAGCCACCTGCAACGCTGGCTCGCGGCCATCGAGGCCCGCCCGGCGGTGCAGCGCGGCCTGCAGGTACCCAAGCGCCAGGAGTCCGCCGACACGGTGGTCAAGACCGGCCAGTCCATGTTGATTCGCTAA
- a CDS encoding alpha/beta hydrolase, producing MSAHVEEIRLNLPHVELAAHIFGHEDGQPVLALHGWLDNAMTYARLAPKLQGLRIVALDFAGHGHSGHYPPGSSYQLWEYAEDVLLVAEQLGWERFSLMGHSLGAIVSVLVAGSLPERIERLALIDGLIPYTGEADGAPKRLGDALKARLALRDKRKPVYADVERGVEARMKGVVAVSREAAELLAGRGLMPVPGGYTWRTDMRLTLPSLMRLTFAHATEFVRAVRCPTSLVLAEEGQIRAEPRIAELLQGLGFEVHHKPGGHHLHLNDENGAQAVADCFNSFFASP from the coding sequence ATGAGCGCGCACGTCGAGGAAATCCGCCTGAACCTGCCCCACGTTGAGCTGGCGGCACACATCTTCGGGCACGAGGACGGCCAGCCGGTGCTGGCCCTGCACGGCTGGCTGGACAACGCCATGACCTACGCGCGCCTGGCGCCGAAGCTCCAGGGGCTGCGCATCGTCGCCCTGGATTTCGCCGGCCACGGCCATTCCGGGCACTACCCGCCGGGCTCCAGCTACCAGCTGTGGGAATACGCCGAGGACGTGCTGCTGGTGGCCGAGCAACTGGGCTGGGAGCGTTTCTCGCTGATGGGCCACTCCCTGGGCGCCATCGTCTCGGTGCTGGTGGCCGGCTCCCTGCCCGAGCGCATCGAGCGCCTGGCGCTGATCGACGGCTTGATCCCCTATACCGGCGAAGCCGACGGCGCGCCCAAGCGCCTGGGCGATGCGCTCAAGGCACGGCTGGCGCTGCGCGATAAGCGCAAGCCGGTGTACGCCGATGTCGAGCGCGGCGTGGAAGCCCGCATGAAGGGCGTGGTGGCGGTCAGCCGCGAGGCCGCCGAACTGCTCGCCGGGCGCGGCCTGATGCCGGTGCCGGGTGGCTACACCTGGCGCACCGACATGCGCCTGACCCTGCCGTCGCTGATGCGCCTGACCTTTGCCCACGCCACCGAGTTCGTCCGCGCGGTGCGCTGCCCCACGTCCCTGGTGCTGGCGGAGGAGGGGCAGATCCGTGCCGAGCCGCGTATCGCCGAGCTGCTCCAGGGTCTAGGCTTCGAGGTGCATCACAAACCCGGTGGCCATCACCTGCACCTCAACGATGAAAACGGCGCCCAGGCCGTAGCAGACTGTTTCAATAGCTTCTTCGCCTCGCCTTGA
- a CDS encoding alpha/beta fold hydrolase produces the protein MSQTIFFAHANGFPSATYAKLFAALGPDFRIQHLEQHGHDPRFPVNDNWENLVDELIHHLEAQGEPVFGVGHSLGGVLHYHAALRRPDLYRGVAMLDSPVLTLADRIVIRAAKRFGFIDRITPAGRTLGRREEFADLDEARLYFSGKSLFRRFDPDCLDAYVRHGFTETGSGLRLKFDPATEISIYRSVPHNSPGRPQQLAVPLAVVRGRHSRVVLPHHARLVKRVPKGEYLSLPGGHMFPLERPQDTAELLKNLFNRWQGQRTDREPA, from the coding sequence ATGTCCCAGACGATCTTCTTCGCCCATGCCAACGGCTTCCCGTCGGCCACCTACGCCAAGCTGTTCGCGGCGCTGGGCCCGGACTTCCGCATCCAGCACCTGGAGCAGCACGGCCATGACCCGCGTTTCCCGGTCAACGACAACTGGGAAAACCTGGTGGACGAGCTCATCCACCACCTCGAAGCCCAGGGCGAGCCGGTGTTCGGCGTCGGCCACTCCCTCGGCGGCGTGCTGCACTACCACGCGGCCCTGCGCCGCCCGGACCTGTACCGTGGCGTGGCCATGCTCGACTCGCCGGTGCTGACCCTGGCCGACCGCATCGTCATCCGCGCGGCCAAGCGCTTCGGCTTCATCGACCGCATCACCCCGGCCGGGCGCACCCTGGGCCGGCGCGAGGAGTTCGCCGACCTCGACGAGGCGCGCCTGTACTTCTCCGGCAAGTCGCTGTTCCGCCGCTTCGACCCGGATTGCCTGGACGCCTACGTGCGCCACGGCTTCACCGAAACCGGCAGCGGCCTGCGGCTGAAGTTCGACCCCGCCACCGAGATCAGCATCTACCGCAGCGTGCCCCACAACAGCCCGGGCCGCCCGCAGCAGCTCGCCGTGCCCCTGGCGGTGGTGCGCGGGCGCCACAGCCGCGTGGTGCTGCCCCACCATGCGCGCCTGGTGAAACGCGTGCCCAAGGGCGAATACCTGTCCCTGCCCGGCGGCCACATGTTCCCCCTGGAGCGCCCGCAGGACACCGCCGAATTGCTGAAGAACCTCTTCAACCGCTGGCAGGGCCAGCGCACCGACCGGGAGCCCGCATGA
- a CDS encoding AraC family transcriptional regulator, giving the protein MEHTSHLPSALPGVRLIDAEYHDFAFPRHFHLEYHVGLLLSGQQRFVSGGERCLAGRGDTLLMAPEQIHDGASLGGEGYRIRILAIEPDWLDAASRSLSDGRQGAPRLTSSTLREPVLQRHLQAVHAGFFGGTALALESALWPALACLLGQGSTLRVREPERGFDAPTWQRLREWLESRLESPPSLEELAAFCGLSPWQALRRFRQHCGLPPQQWLTQLRLERALPLVLRGTQPLSQVALQLGFYDQAHFSRLFRRTYGLPPARLRAGY; this is encoded by the coding sequence ATGGAGCACACCAGCCACCTTCCCAGCGCGCTGCCCGGCGTCCGCCTGATCGACGCCGAGTACCACGACTTCGCCTTTCCGCGGCATTTCCACCTGGAGTACCACGTGGGCCTGCTGCTGAGCGGGCAGCAGCGCTTCGTCAGTGGTGGCGAGCGCTGCCTGGCCGGGCGTGGCGATACCTTGCTGATGGCGCCGGAGCAGATCCACGACGGCGCCAGCCTGGGCGGGGAGGGCTACCGCATTCGCATCCTGGCTATCGAACCGGATTGGCTGGACGCCGCCAGCCGCAGCCTCAGCGATGGCCGCCAGGGCGCACCACGCCTGACCAGCAGCACCTTGCGCGAGCCGGTGCTGCAGCGGCACCTGCAGGCGGTGCATGCGGGCTTCTTCGGGGGCACGGCCCTGGCCCTGGAAAGCGCTTTGTGGCCGGCCCTGGCCTGCCTGCTGGGGCAGGGCTCGACGCTGCGGGTGCGTGAGCCGGAGCGGGGGTTCGATGCACCGACCTGGCAACGCCTGCGCGAGTGGCTGGAGTCACGCCTGGAGTCGCCACCCTCCCTGGAGGAACTGGCGGCGTTCTGCGGCCTCAGCCCCTGGCAGGCGCTGCGGCGTTTCCGCCAGCACTGCGGCCTGCCACCCCAGCAATGGCTGACCCAGCTGCGCCTGGAACGGGCCCTGCCGCTGGTGCTGCGCGGCACCCAGCCCCTGAGCCAGGTGGCCCTGCAGCTGGGCTTCTACGACCAGGCGCACTTCTCCCGGCTGTTCCGCCGCACCTACGGCCTGCCGCCCGCTCGCCTGCGCGCCGGGTACTGA